The Anas platyrhynchos isolate ZD024472 breed Pekin duck chromosome 36, IASCAAS_PekinDuck_T2T, whole genome shotgun sequence genome window below encodes:
- the LOC113841983 gene encoding uncharacterized protein produces MNRWKTAAKKEQKCNNPNLQPDLESLMGNIEVCRSVGMEIINNTKKVTLEDFRSYCFSGNIRILPPFEIGPQSVGRCIFAKTPYSLRGSVGVLVCKASSFSLAIMFSNPFDYVLYNIEFALELFKTENHMGRLHAVFSRMMESKPYGRSTLFQRATLASDHETLEVSSGNIRVRAKMSNTAKAILKVQVDDIEPPPYSKDM; encoded by the exons ATGAACAGATGGAAGACGGCAGCCAAGAAGGAGCAGAAGTGTAACAATCCTAATTTGCAGCCCGACCTGGAAAGCCTGATGGGAAATATAGAAGTCTGCCGCAGTGTGGGCATGGAGATCATCAACAACACCAAAAAGGTGACGCTGGAGGACTTCAG GAGTTACTGCTTCAGTGGCAACATCCGGATCCTTCCCCCCTTTGAAATCGGCCCACAGTCCGTAGGAAGATGCATTTTTGCAAAGACGCCATACAGCCTGCGTGGGAGTGTGGGTGTCCTGGTCTGCAAGGCCAGCTCTTTCTCACTGGCCATCATGTTCTCCAACCCCTTCGACTACGTCCTTTACAACATCGAGTTCGCTCTGGAGCTCTTCAAAACAGAGAACCACATGGgaagactccatgcagtcttcTCCCGTATGATGGAAAGCAAGCCTTATGGCAGATCCACACTCTTCCAGAGAGCTACACTAGCGTCAGACCATGAAACCCTGGAGGTCTCCTCGGGGAATATTCGTGTCAGAGCCAAGATGTCCAACACTGCAAAAGCGATCCTGAAAGTCCAGGTAGACGATATAGAACCCCCACCCTATTCCAAAGACATGTGA